The proteins below are encoded in one region of Microbispora sp. NBC_01189:
- a CDS encoding LLM class flavin-dependent oxidoreductase — translation MDIGVLLPTGTAQWGADGDPRELVAFGRRAERAGFSSLFVNDSLISPRVEALTMLAALAPATEDVTLGTGALLPFLRRPIQAAQSLASIDLLSGGRLTVAVGAGFPGRFGRPFYTLSEVPWERRFTRLDETVALWRALWKGETSFHGEILRFDGIPPATRPYRPGGPPVWLGGATPAALDRAGRRYDGWLPYPPDPADYAAGLAAVRNAAGGAGRRPGDVTPALFVSVWIDEDGPEAGRRALDAYARAAYGMPLEELERIQAVVTGTADQVLAGLRRYTAAGARHLVVRLGALSLHGQRDQLDRLADLIAPLRAARPEAGPSYDGTRAVTAPSAP, via the coding sequence ATGGACATCGGTGTGCTGCTTCCGACCGGAACCGCCCAGTGGGGCGCGGACGGCGATCCCCGAGAGCTGGTCGCCTTCGGCCGCCGGGCGGAACGCGCGGGGTTCTCCTCGCTCTTCGTCAACGACTCCCTGATCAGCCCGCGCGTCGAGGCGCTGACCATGCTGGCCGCGCTCGCCCCGGCGACCGAGGACGTGACCCTGGGAACGGGCGCGCTGCTGCCCTTCCTGCGGCGGCCGATCCAGGCCGCCCAGTCCCTCGCGTCGATCGACCTGCTCAGCGGGGGCCGGCTGACGGTCGCGGTCGGCGCGGGGTTTCCCGGCCGGTTCGGACGGCCGTTCTACACGCTGTCGGAGGTTCCGTGGGAGCGCCGCTTCACGCGGCTCGACGAGACCGTGGCGCTCTGGCGCGCGTTGTGGAAGGGCGAGACCTCCTTCCACGGCGAGATCCTCCGGTTCGACGGCATCCCGCCCGCCACCCGGCCATACCGCCCCGGCGGGCCGCCGGTCTGGCTGGGCGGCGCCACGCCGGCCGCGCTCGACCGCGCGGGGCGACGCTACGACGGATGGCTGCCCTATCCGCCCGACCCGGCCGACTACGCCGCCGGGCTCGCGGCCGTACGGAACGCGGCGGGCGGGGCGGGGCGGCGGCCCGGGGACGTCACCCCGGCCCTGTTCGTGTCCGTGTGGATCGACGAGGACGGCCCGGAGGCCGGTCGCCGGGCCCTCGACGCCTACGCGCGGGCGGCGTACGGCATGCCGCTGGAGGAACTGGAGCGGATCCAGGCGGTCGTCACCGGCACCGCCGACCAGGTGCTCGCGGGCCTGCGCCGCTACACGGCCGCCGGGGCGCGGCACCTGGTCGTCCGCCTGGGCGCCCTGAGCCTGCACGGCCAGCGCGACCAGCTCGACCGGCTCGCCGATCTGATCGCGCCCCTTCGTGCGGCCCGGCCGGAGGCCGGGCCGTCCTACGACGGGACGAGGGCGGTCACCGCCCCGAGCGCGCCTTGA
- a CDS encoding helix-turn-helix domain-containing protein: protein MDFPRALRDHRTLRRLSQLELALRAGTTQRHLSFVESGRSVPGRSMVVRLAEGLGLPLRERNELLVAAGYAPAYPESSLDDPVLAPVRTAIGHILRGHLPYPALVVDRDGGLIAANEAFGLITEDVDPGLLGAGANVYRLALHPRGLAPRIGNLAEWARHILTRLGHLPELRDELARHVPALEPSAGQLGFAVPLHLRTSLGELRLLTTVTTFATAVDVTLAELKLEAFLPVDATTAEILRRFAGGMSETDPGTAPDRAHGSV, encoded by the coding sequence GTGGACTTCCCCCGCGCGCTCCGCGACCACCGGACCCTCCGCCGCCTCAGCCAGCTGGAGCTGGCGCTGCGGGCGGGAACCACCCAGCGCCACCTCAGCTTCGTCGAGTCCGGCAGGTCCGTGCCCGGCCGGAGCATGGTCGTACGGCTCGCCGAAGGGCTCGGCCTGCCGCTGCGCGAGCGCAACGAACTGCTCGTGGCGGCCGGGTACGCCCCCGCCTATCCGGAAAGCTCCCTCGACGACCCGGTGCTCGCCCCGGTGCGCACGGCGATCGGCCACATCCTGCGCGGTCACCTGCCGTACCCCGCGCTGGTCGTGGACCGCGACGGCGGCCTGATCGCCGCGAACGAGGCGTTCGGCCTGATCACGGAGGACGTGGATCCCGGCCTGCTCGGCGCCGGGGCGAACGTGTACCGCCTCGCGCTGCATCCGCGCGGCCTGGCGCCCCGCATCGGAAACCTCGCCGAGTGGGCCCGGCACATCCTGACGCGCCTGGGCCACCTGCCGGAGCTGCGCGACGAGCTGGCGCGACACGTGCCCGCGCTGGAGCCGTCCGCCGGACAGCTCGGCTTCGCGGTGCCGCTCCACCTGCGCACCTCGCTCGGCGAGCTGCGTCTCCTGACGACCGTCACGACCTTCGCCACCGCCGTCGACGTCACGCTCGCCGAGCTGAAACTGGAGGCGTTCCTGCCGGTGGACGCCACGACGGCCGAGATCCTCCGGAGGTTCGCCGGTGGAATGAGCGAAACGGACCCCGGTACGGCGCCGGACCGGGCGCACGGGTCCGTTTGA
- a CDS encoding MgtC/SapB family protein, translating into MALTVETVPEWAQAVDLAIALVLSAAIGAEREIRQKSAGLRTHTLVGFGAALFMLVSKHGFSDILGEHVTLDPSRVAAQIVSGIGFIGGGLIFVRRDAVKGLTTAAAVWLTAGVGMAAGAGLWLLAALATVGHFVVMLGLTPLAARLPRSRHVQSRLSLTYLDRRGVLRQALAECTGRRFVVDEVSPQQPGPGRDTDTVTVALVIRGPGSVGELASRLAEIDGVLTVSCYDAQHL; encoded by the coding sequence ATAGCACTGACCGTGGAGACGGTCCCGGAATGGGCGCAGGCGGTGGACCTCGCCATCGCGCTGGTGCTGTCGGCCGCCATCGGGGCGGAACGGGAGATCCGGCAGAAGAGCGCGGGGCTGCGCACCCACACGCTCGTGGGGTTCGGGGCCGCGCTGTTCATGCTGGTGTCCAAGCACGGCTTCTCCGACATCCTCGGCGAGCACGTCACGCTCGATCCGTCCCGGGTCGCCGCCCAGATCGTCTCCGGCATCGGTTTCATCGGCGGTGGGCTGATCTTCGTACGGCGCGACGCGGTGAAGGGCCTGACCACCGCCGCCGCCGTGTGGCTCACGGCGGGTGTCGGCATGGCCGCGGGCGCCGGTCTGTGGCTGCTGGCCGCCCTGGCGACCGTGGGCCACTTCGTGGTGATGCTCGGGCTCACTCCGCTGGCCGCCCGTCTCCCCCGTTCCCGGCACGTGCAGTCGCGGCTGAGCCTGACATACCTGGACCGCCGGGGCGTGCTGCGGCAAGCCCTGGCCGAGTGCACGGGCCGCCGTTTCGTGGTCGACGAAGTGTCGCCGCAGCAGCCCGGTCCGGGCCGGGACACCGACACGGTCACGGTCGCCCTGGTGATCCGCGGCCCGGGTTCGGTCGGGGAGCTCGCGAGCAGGCTCGCCGAGATAGACGGCGTCCTCACCGTCTCCTGCTACGACGCGCAGCACCTCTAG
- a CDS encoding M3 family metallopeptidase: protein MTSAANPFLSPSDLPYGLPPFEEIREEHYAPAFEQGMAEHLAEVEEIAANPEPPTFENTIEALERSGALLDRVSAVFFNQASSDATPGVQEIQQAVTPRLAQHADAIHLDRRLFERVQAVEAADEEQRWLLKRYLTDFTRAGATLDARDQDRLRDINERLSALGTTFQRNLLTDTNERAVVVEDVAELDGLSPDAIQALADQAAERGLDGGYLISLVLPTGQPALAELTDRSLRERIYRASTGRGAGNAGLIREMAALRRERARLLGYENHAEYVLADQTAGTTRAVTEMLDRLVPPAVANARKEQADLEELAGHPIEPWDWAFYAERVRRARHDIDSRRMRPYFELNTVLEKGVFNAATRLYGVTFHERPDLRGYHPEVRVFEVRDEDGSPLGLFLGDYHTRASKRGGAWMNSLVKQSGLEGTRPVVVNNLNIVRGEPTLMTFDEVNTMFHEFGHALHGLFSDVRFPRFSGTAVPRDFVEYPSQVNEMWATHPEILAEYARHHETGEPMPRDLVDRMLETQKFGQGFATLEYLAATLLDWAWHTAYDGDEDSGEDSAEEVEEFERQALRDAGVDLPAVPPRYRSAYFAHIWAGGYSAGYYSYIWSEVLDADTVEWFGENGGLRRENGDAFRTALLSRGGSVDSMEAFRAFRGRDPEITPLLERRGLR from the coding sequence ATGACCTCGGCCGCGAACCCCTTCCTCAGTCCCAGCGACCTGCCTTACGGGCTGCCTCCGTTCGAGGAGATCAGGGAGGAGCACTACGCGCCGGCGTTCGAGCAGGGCATGGCCGAGCACCTCGCGGAGGTCGAGGAGATCGCCGCGAACCCGGAGCCTCCGACGTTCGAGAACACCATCGAGGCGCTGGAGAGGTCGGGCGCGCTGCTCGACCGCGTCTCGGCGGTGTTCTTCAACCAGGCGTCGTCCGACGCCACTCCGGGCGTGCAGGAGATCCAGCAGGCCGTCACGCCCAGGCTCGCCCAGCACGCCGACGCGATCCACCTCGACCGGAGGTTGTTCGAGCGCGTCCAGGCGGTCGAGGCGGCCGACGAGGAGCAGCGGTGGCTGCTGAAGCGCTACCTCACCGACTTCACCCGGGCGGGCGCCACGCTGGACGCTCGGGACCAGGACCGGCTCAGGGACATCAACGAGCGCCTCTCAGCCCTCGGGACCACGTTCCAGCGGAACCTGCTCACCGACACCAACGAGCGCGCGGTGGTGGTCGAGGACGTCGCCGAGCTCGACGGGCTCTCGCCGGACGCGATCCAGGCGCTCGCCGACCAGGCCGCGGAGCGCGGCCTGGACGGCGGATATCTGATCTCGCTGGTCCTGCCCACCGGGCAGCCCGCCCTGGCGGAGCTGACCGACCGGTCCCTGCGCGAGCGGATCTACCGCGCCTCCACCGGACGCGGCGCCGGGAACGCCGGCCTCATCAGGGAGATGGCCGCCCTGCGCCGGGAGCGGGCGCGGCTGCTCGGCTACGAGAACCACGCGGAGTACGTCCTGGCCGACCAGACCGCCGGCACGACGCGGGCCGTCACCGAGATGCTGGACCGGCTCGTGCCGCCCGCGGTGGCCAACGCCCGCAAGGAGCAGGCGGACCTGGAGGAGCTCGCCGGGCACCCGATCGAGCCGTGGGACTGGGCGTTCTACGCGGAGAGGGTGCGCAGGGCCCGCCACGACATCGACAGCCGCCGCATGCGGCCGTACTTCGAGCTGAACACCGTGCTGGAGAAGGGCGTCTTCAACGCGGCGACGCGCCTCTACGGCGTCACCTTCCACGAGCGGCCCGACCTGCGGGGCTACCACCCGGAGGTGCGGGTCTTCGAGGTGCGCGACGAGGACGGCTCGCCGCTGGGCCTGTTCCTGGGCGACTACCACACCAGGGCGTCCAAGCGGGGCGGGGCGTGGATGAACAGCCTCGTGAAGCAGTCGGGCCTGGAGGGCACCCGGCCGGTGGTGGTCAACAACCTCAACATCGTCAGGGGCGAGCCGACCCTGATGACGTTCGACGAGGTCAACACGATGTTCCACGAGTTCGGGCACGCGCTGCACGGCCTGTTCTCCGACGTGCGCTTCCCCCGGTTCTCCGGCACGGCCGTGCCGCGCGACTTCGTGGAGTATCCCTCGCAGGTCAACGAGATGTGGGCGACGCATCCGGAGATCCTGGCGGAGTACGCGCGGCACCACGAGACGGGCGAGCCGATGCCGCGCGACCTCGTCGACCGGATGCTGGAGACCCAGAAGTTCGGCCAGGGCTTCGCCACGCTGGAGTACCTCGCCGCGACCCTGCTCGACTGGGCCTGGCACACGGCGTACGACGGCGACGAGGACAGCGGTGAGGACAGCGCTGAGGAGGTGGAGGAGTTCGAGCGGCAGGCGCTCAGGGACGCCGGGGTGGACCTGCCCGCCGTCCCGCCGAGGTACCGCAGCGCGTATTTCGCCCACATCTGGGCGGGCGGCTACAGCGCCGGCTACTACTCCTACATCTGGAGCGAGGTGCTCGACGCGGACACGGTCGAGTGGTTCGGCGAGAACGGCGGGCTGCGCCGGGAGAACGGGGACGCCTTCCGTACGGCCCTGCTCTCCCGGGGCGGCAGCGTGGACTCGATGGAGGCGTTCCGGGCGTTCCGCGGCCGGGACCCCGAGATCACCCCGCTCCTCGAACGGCGCGGCCTCCGCTGA
- the gltX gene encoding glutamate--tRNA ligase, whose amino-acid sequence MTRVRFAPSPTGMFHVGGARSALFNWAIAERSGGTFVLRIEDTDAARNRPEWTEGIISALAWIGINGDSPRFEGPYFQSAYEQQHREAAAKLLKDGKAYHCTCTRDDVKARTGSEHQGYDGHCRDLGLTEGAVRFRTPDEGVTVVDDSVRGRVEFPNAAMEDFVVVRGDGSPLFILANVVDDMEMRIDHVVRAEEHLSNTPKQQLLWRALGAEPPVWAHVPVIVNEKRQKLSKRRDKVALESYRDEGYLAEAMVNYLMLLGWGPGDDREIMPWSEMMPLFRLEDVNQAPAFFDEKKLRAFNGEYIRALPREVFAARCEPWLDPSWDRAVFARVADLVQTRVAVLSEVTANVDFLFLDEPVFDQQSWDKAMKPGADAILAGYAERLETVSWDPESLKTALEEVGLAHGLKLGKAQAPVRVAITGRTVGLPLFESIEVLGRERSLDRLRAALTRLQGAS is encoded by the coding sequence GTGACTAGGGTGCGCTTCGCCCCTTCGCCCACCGGCATGTTCCACGTCGGTGGCGCTCGTTCGGCGCTGTTCAACTGGGCGATCGCCGAGCGGTCCGGCGGCACGTTCGTGCTGCGCATCGAGGACACGGACGCCGCGCGCAACCGGCCGGAGTGGACCGAGGGCATCATCTCGGCCCTCGCCTGGATCGGCATCAACGGCGACTCGCCCCGCTTCGAGGGGCCCTACTTCCAGTCCGCGTACGAGCAGCAGCACCGCGAGGCGGCCGCGAAGCTGCTCAAGGACGGCAAGGCCTACCACTGCACCTGCACGCGGGACGACGTGAAGGCCAGGACCGGCTCCGAGCACCAGGGCTACGACGGGCACTGCCGCGACCTCGGCCTGACCGAGGGCGCCGTACGGTTCCGCACGCCCGACGAGGGCGTGACGGTCGTGGACGACAGCGTCCGCGGGCGGGTGGAGTTCCCGAACGCGGCGATGGAGGACTTCGTCGTCGTCCGCGGGGACGGCTCACCGCTGTTCATCCTCGCCAACGTGGTCGACGACATGGAGATGCGGATCGACCACGTGGTCCGCGCCGAGGAGCACCTGTCGAACACGCCCAAGCAGCAGTTGCTGTGGCGGGCGCTCGGCGCCGAGCCGCCGGTCTGGGCGCACGTGCCCGTGATCGTGAACGAGAAGCGGCAGAAGCTCTCCAAGCGGCGTGACAAGGTCGCCCTGGAGTCCTACCGCGACGAGGGCTACCTCGCCGAGGCGATGGTCAACTACCTGATGCTGCTCGGCTGGGGGCCAGGCGACGACCGCGAGATCATGCCGTGGTCGGAGATGATGCCGCTGTTCCGGCTGGAGGACGTGAATCAGGCCCCGGCGTTCTTCGACGAGAAGAAGCTGCGGGCCTTCAACGGCGAGTACATCCGGGCGCTGCCCCGCGAGGTGTTCGCGGCCCGCTGCGAGCCGTGGCTCGACCCGTCCTGGGACCGCGCGGTGTTCGCCCGCGTGGCCGACCTGGTGCAGACCCGGGTCGCGGTGCTGTCGGAGGTCACGGCCAACGTCGACTTCCTGTTCCTGGACGAGCCCGTCTTCGACCAGCAGTCCTGGGACAAGGCGATGAAGCCGGGGGCGGACGCCATCCTCGCCGGCTACGCCGAGCGCCTGGAGACGGTGAGCTGGGACCCTGAGTCGCTGAAGACCGCGCTGGAGGAGGTGGGCCTCGCCCATGGCCTCAAGCTCGGCAAGGCGCAGGCGCCGGTCCGGGTGGCGATCACCGGCCGGACCGTGGGCCTGCCGCTCTTCGAGTCGATCGAGGTGCTCGGCCGGGAGCGTTCGCTCGACCGCCTCCGCGCCGCCCTCACCCGCCTCCAGGGCGCGTCGTGA
- a CDS encoding fumarylacetoacetate hydrolase family protein, with translation MRIARFSMGDQVAFGVVEEGEQVIARIGGHPFRGVEFTGERFPLAEVRLVAPMLPSKIVAIGKNYADHAREMGGEPPAEPVVFLKPNTTVIGPSEAIAYPGKLSERVDFEGELAVVIGRLCREVPAERAGEVIFGYTCANDVTARDLQARDGQWARAKGFDTFCPLGPWIETELDPADLALTTTLNGEVRQSARTSLLLHDIPALVAYVSAVMTLLPGDVILTGTPAGVGPMSVGDEVGVSIEGIGTLTNRVISRD, from the coding sequence GTGCGTATCGCGAGGTTCTCGATGGGCGACCAGGTCGCCTTCGGCGTGGTGGAAGAGGGCGAGCAGGTCATCGCCAGGATCGGCGGGCACCCCTTCCGCGGGGTGGAGTTCACCGGTGAGCGGTTCCCGCTGGCCGAGGTCCGCCTGGTGGCCCCCATGCTGCCCAGCAAGATCGTCGCGATCGGCAAGAACTACGCCGACCACGCCAGGGAGATGGGCGGCGAGCCCCCGGCCGAGCCGGTCGTGTTCCTCAAGCCCAACACGACCGTGATCGGGCCGTCGGAGGCGATCGCGTACCCGGGGAAGCTCTCGGAGCGGGTCGACTTCGAGGGTGAGCTCGCCGTGGTGATCGGCCGGCTCTGCCGCGAAGTGCCGGCCGAGCGGGCCGGTGAGGTGATCTTCGGGTACACCTGCGCGAACGACGTGACCGCACGGGACCTGCAGGCCAGGGACGGCCAGTGGGCCAGGGCCAAGGGCTTCGACACGTTCTGCCCGCTCGGACCCTGGATCGAGACCGAGCTCGACCCGGCCGACCTGGCGCTCACGACCACGCTCAACGGCGAGGTCAGGCAGAGCGCCCGCACCTCCCTCCTGCTGCACGACATCCCCGCGCTCGTCGCGTACGTGAGCGCGGTCATGACCCTGCTGCCCGGCGACGTCATCCTGACCGGCACCCCCGCCGGGGTGGGCCCGATGTCCGTCGGCGACGAGGTCGGCGTCTCCATCGAAGGAATCGGAACTCTCACTAACCGGGTGATCTCACGTGACTAG
- a CDS encoding antibiotic biosynthesis monooxygenase: MPSVVKINVLTVPEEMRRELEQRFAGRAGMVESADGFEWFELLRPVEGGDRYLVYTRWRSEEDFRRWQESQAFQTGHARAAAEAAAQGESQGQGQGHGHGHGGPAATGSELWSFEVVESAGPKED, translated from the coding sequence GTGCCTTCGGTCGTGAAGATCAACGTGCTGACGGTGCCCGAGGAGATGCGGCGCGAGCTGGAGCAGCGGTTCGCCGGCCGAGCCGGGATGGTGGAGTCCGCCGACGGGTTCGAGTGGTTCGAGCTGCTGCGGCCGGTGGAGGGCGGCGACCGCTACCTGGTCTACACCCGCTGGCGCAGCGAGGAGGACTTCCGGCGCTGGCAGGAGAGCCAGGCGTTCCAGACGGGACACGCGCGGGCCGCGGCCGAGGCCGCCGCCCAGGGCGAGAGCCAGGGGCAGGGTCAGGGACACGGGCACGGGCACGGCGGTCCCGCCGCGACCGGCTCCGAGCTGTGGTCCTTCGAGGTGGTCGAGAGCGCCGGGCCCAAGGAGGACTGA
- a CDS encoding heparinase II/III domain-containing protein, whose translation MPRRLTALFLSAVLPLGALAAATAVPAAARTPQRTPECQGDWLPSTPTSPDIMNGRLSFLSLPTVTVGRDVNWRMDPYRNRSWQMVFQSLRWMGRLVADYESTGKTDYLDRAVEIARDWVADNPYGGRTTAKYAWAEHPIALRAPALVCLSRYVKAGWLTSSLALHAKLLSDPKHYELGHNHGLDQDIGLLRIGCRYGNPKWKNLAVSRMVRSMTLDIDGQGALREQAPRYAIYVHDRLRVAVDTIRDCGMKVPAALASRWESLPRHISAATQPNGYMVPIGDGPADVQPAAFDHADATVQVFDAGYVFGRTAWGDPQSAYYSIRFGPALKFHGHEDHMGVTYYAQGRSILTEAGFHSYENTPYRRWTLGPEAHSVPVLVGRKFRGHTPTRLVRRSLDKERQSFTFTDRAYGVARTRSVLVSHHQDVMAVLDGGGGELRNLWHLAPDLKVVSNTGGRVVVADGEWKASIVQLAMPSCRPVGGQRVVRGQTSPYQGWISPAYMRKEPADVIVSPVARSLLTVVVPGTDRPDVTCSGRTLIVHTPAGPVTLRTSPSGTLS comes from the coding sequence GTGCCCCGCCGCCTCACCGCCCTCTTCCTGTCGGCCGTGCTCCCGCTCGGCGCACTCGCCGCCGCGACGGCCGTGCCCGCCGCGGCCCGGACGCCGCAGCGCACGCCGGAGTGCCAGGGGGACTGGCTGCCCTCCACCCCCACCTCCCCCGACATCATGAACGGCAGGCTGTCCTTCCTCTCCCTCCCCACCGTCACCGTGGGCAGGGACGTCAACTGGCGCATGGACCCGTACCGGAACCGGTCCTGGCAGATGGTGTTCCAGTCGCTGCGGTGGATGGGCCGGCTCGTGGCCGACTACGAGTCGACGGGCAAGACCGACTACCTCGACCGGGCCGTCGAGATCGCCAGGGACTGGGTCGCGGACAACCCCTACGGTGGCCGGACGACCGCGAAGTACGCCTGGGCCGAGCATCCCATCGCGCTGCGCGCCCCGGCCCTGGTGTGCCTGAGCAGGTACGTGAAGGCGGGCTGGCTCACGTCGAGCCTCGCCCTGCACGCGAAGCTGCTGTCGGACCCCAAGCACTACGAGCTCGGCCACAACCACGGTCTCGACCAGGACATCGGCCTGCTGCGCATCGGCTGCCGCTACGGGAACCCGAAGTGGAAGAACCTCGCCGTGAGCCGGATGGTCAGGTCGATGACGCTCGACATCGACGGGCAGGGCGCCCTGCGCGAGCAGGCGCCGCGCTACGCGATCTACGTGCACGACCGGCTCAGGGTGGCGGTCGACACGATCAGGGACTGCGGCATGAAGGTGCCGGCGGCGCTGGCGAGCCGCTGGGAGAGCCTGCCGCGGCACATCAGCGCCGCGACCCAGCCCAACGGCTACATGGTGCCGATCGGCGACGGGCCCGCCGACGTCCAGCCCGCCGCGTTCGACCACGCGGACGCCACCGTGCAGGTCTTCGACGCGGGGTACGTCTTCGGCCGTACGGCCTGGGGCGATCCCCAGTCGGCCTACTACTCGATCCGGTTCGGGCCGGCCCTGAAGTTCCACGGACACGAGGACCACATGGGCGTCACCTACTACGCCCAGGGCCGCTCGATCCTCACCGAGGCGGGTTTCCACTCCTACGAGAACACGCCGTACCGGCGGTGGACGCTGGGCCCGGAGGCCCACAGCGTGCCGGTTCTCGTGGGCCGGAAGTTCCGGGGGCACACCCCCACCAGGCTCGTCCGCCGGTCGCTGGACAAGGAGCGGCAGTCGTTCACGTTCACCGACCGGGCGTACGGAGTGGCGCGCACGCGGTCGGTGCTGGTCAGCCATCACCAGGACGTGATGGCGGTGCTCGACGGCGGCGGCGGAGAGCTGCGCAACCTGTGGCACCTCGCCCCGGACCTGAAGGTCGTGTCGAACACGGGCGGCCGGGTGGTGGTCGCCGACGGCGAGTGGAAGGCGTCGATCGTCCAGCTCGCGATGCCGTCGTGCCGCCCGGTCGGAGGCCAGCGGGTGGTGCGCGGGCAGACCTCGCCCTACCAGGGCTGGATCTCTCCGGCGTACATGCGCAAGGAGCCCGCCGACGTGATCGTCTCGCCGGTGGCCCGCTCGCTGCTGACCGTGGTGGTGCCCGGGACCGACCGGCCGGATGTCACCTGCTCGGGACGCACGCTGATCGTGCACACTCCGGCCGGTCCGGTCACGCTGCGCACGAGTCCGTCCGGCACGCTGTCATAG
- a CDS encoding DivIVA domain-containing protein, with protein MTADMPWGSPAGERQPLTPDRVRKHEFTRTPLGRRGYSEDEVRTFLYRIADDMAAGDKEKADLRAYIDRMKQWYKEHGLNPEQATGSQTPSVDAINILSRAQQTADAQIAEAEDYARRIVGQARQQYEEMLTEAQRQAEEAANQAVGAYRAGDGVQSAEAEELERRIAYLRTFADVTQVQLRAVLEGLANEVGKLGHVPDKARQFAADSPSVYG; from the coding sequence ATGACGGCGGATATGCCTTGGGGAAGCCCGGCGGGTGAGCGCCAGCCCCTCACCCCGGATCGGGTACGCAAGCACGAGTTCACGCGCACCCCCCTCGGGCGTCGCGGCTACAGCGAGGACGAGGTGCGCACGTTCCTCTACCGGATCGCGGACGACATGGCCGCCGGCGACAAGGAGAAGGCGGACCTGCGGGCGTACATCGACCGCATGAAGCAGTGGTACAAGGAGCACGGCCTCAACCCCGAGCAGGCCACCGGGTCGCAGACTCCGAGCGTCGACGCGATCAACATCCTCTCCCGCGCGCAGCAGACCGCCGACGCCCAGATCGCCGAGGCGGAGGACTACGCCCGGCGGATCGTCGGCCAGGCCCGCCAGCAGTACGAGGAGATGCTGACGGAGGCGCAGCGCCAGGCGGAGGAGGCGGCCAACCAGGCGGTCGGCGCCTACCGCGCGGGCGACGGGGTCCAGAGCGCCGAGGCCGAGGAGCTGGAGCGCCGGATCGCCTACCTGCGTACGTTCGCCGACGTCACGCAGGTGCAGTTGCGCGCGGTCCTGGAGGGGCTCGCCAACGAGGTCGGCAAGCTCGGCCACGTGCCGGACAAGGCCAGGCAGTTCGCGGCCGACTCCCCCTCGGTGTACGGATAG
- a CDS encoding globin domain-containing protein, whose translation MDTQALKDSWHLVARSGDEVPLYFYSVLFLMNPDVRDMFPVSMARQRDRLVGALGQVVSNVDQVEGVVPFLQQLGRDHRKFAVTAAHYPAVGQALLATLEHFLGERWTPALAHDWTQAYNLVAQVMVEASNEAAKVSPPWWEAEIIGQENRTLDIAVIRARLNYQYPFRPGQSASISYSMRPRIWRFYSFANAPRQDNTIDLHVRMVDGGALSSALVMGARRGDVLRVGAAVGERLTLAPEVQGDLLMIAGGTGLAPLKALVEQIAFEGPSRRVDLVVGARTSRDLYDLEALGKMAAEHPWLNVVPVVSHDPFYRGTRGYAVDVALQGWRGQHVFVCGSEEMVQATNGRLLDAGVPSEQIHFDEFTSDRGRES comes from the coding sequence GTGGACACGCAGGCTCTCAAGGACAGCTGGCACCTCGTCGCCCGTTCGGGTGACGAGGTGCCGCTGTACTTCTACTCCGTTCTTTTCCTGATGAATCCGGACGTGCGGGACATGTTCCCCGTGTCGATGGCGCGCCAGCGCGACCGGCTTGTGGGCGCGCTCGGGCAGGTCGTCAGCAACGTCGACCAGGTGGAGGGCGTCGTCCCGTTCCTCCAGCAGCTCGGCCGCGACCACCGCAAGTTCGCGGTGACCGCCGCGCACTACCCCGCCGTCGGCCAGGCCCTGCTCGCCACGCTCGAACACTTCCTGGGCGAACGGTGGACCCCCGCGCTCGCGCACGACTGGACGCAGGCCTACAATCTGGTCGCGCAGGTGATGGTCGAGGCGTCCAACGAGGCGGCGAAAGTGTCCCCGCCATGGTGGGAGGCCGAGATCATCGGCCAGGAGAACCGCACGCTCGACATCGCCGTCATCCGGGCGCGGCTGAACTACCAGTACCCCTTCCGCCCGGGGCAGTCGGCGTCGATCTCCTACTCCATGCGGCCGCGCATCTGGCGGTTCTACTCCTTCGCCAACGCTCCGCGCCAGGACAACACCATCGATCTGCACGTACGCATGGTCGACGGCGGCGCGCTCAGCTCCGCGCTGGTGATGGGCGCGCGCCGCGGCGACGTCCTGCGCGTCGGCGCGGCCGTGGGCGAACGGCTGACGCTCGCCCCGGAGGTCCAGGGCGACCTGCTCATGATCGCGGGCGGCACCGGCCTCGCGCCGCTCAAGGCGCTGGTGGAGCAGATCGCCTTCGAGGGCCCGTCGCGCAGGGTGGACCTCGTCGTCGGCGCCCGTACGTCGAGGGACTTGTACGACCTGGAGGCGCTGGGCAAGATGGCGGCCGAGCACCCCTGGCTCAACGTCGTCCCGGTCGTCTCCCACGACCCGTTCTACCGGGGCACCCGCGGTTACGCCGTGGACGTCGCGTTGCAGGGATGGCGTGGCCAGCACGTCTTCGTCTGCGGCTCGGAGGAGATGGTGCAGGCCACGAACGGACGGCTGCTGGACGCCGGCGTGCCGTCCGAGCAGATCCACTTCGACGAGTTCACCAGCGACAGAGGTCGGGAGTCATGA